tttcgaagttatacttctattGGCACGTTAGGAATAAATGATGACAGTAATTtcttttctattgttagtgtagttTTTACTACAAATGTAGAATAAGTAGAAAGctaaaatgtttgaaaagatttttatcttgttacgccaaagaagtataacatctaacgcgtgtacatacgtacatacacatttttttttcatattttataaggGGCTAATTAAGAAAGAAATTAGGTATTTATTCACGTGTTTATTCAACACCGTACtgtaggttttttatttcgttacaAATAGTGCCCAGAGCTTTTATCCTAATAAATTTAGTCATAGTGTAATGTTCTCGATGTTAGACTATTgaacacaaattattttttctacttgATATAAATCAATCCAACAATAACTTCATATTCTTTACAAATATCactcttattttaaaattaagttctTGTTAGTAAATTTCACCTCTTATGCCCAAAGTCAAAGGTTCAGACCATTCATCCCTATAGCCATATAACACAGGGAAGAACAAACTTTGATAAACTAGCATTTTAGAAAATTAAGGCAAAGGATgcgttgtttttttaaacatctcataattaaaatgccctgcgattctgtaactcacatttCGAACTCatacagcggttttcgcatcggcggtcgctctgaaatcagtggtgaagcagtcattttatgatttggcattctgaaaaggtagaagcttgtagtttattgtttattagaatgccaaatcataaaatgactgcttcacgactgatttgaaagcgaccgccgatgcgaaaaccgctgtgtgagttcgaaaagtgagttacagaatcacagggatgttttgaaatttaaagtgTGTGTAACTAACCAGCTTCGCAATTAAATCAAAGTTACGATAACCTGACGTTTTTCGCTTAGCAAAGCTTAGCTTGTGTGTTTCAGGGTCACTGTATAGAAACACGATTTTGACCTACAACTATCAAGATAATCCGAATGCCGACATCTACTTGTCAATTTCATGCAAAGTTCATTTAGGAAGAGGTACTTGTACTAATATGTTAATGTGTATTCTAATAATACTCACTCCGATAGCTCTGtgatacaaaatttttattggcCTTCGAAACGAGAAGGTTCAACCGCTCCCtgttatgtataatgtatatgtcgcAAAAGTatctaatagtaataataaaaaagttattaaaaatcgtCTTCAAATACCTGTCaattgaaaaagaaaatacgTGATGACAAATTAATAGAACCTTTGATAACACTTGGACTGTTTCCTACGTTGGAATATTTGAGACATTATGTTACAAgaattttaaacgaaattttagcttgtaaatcaaaatcaaataacACAAGTATTTATAAGATAAGTTTCTTGAAGTCGGTTAAATTCGTGTATAGATTTAAAatcatatacaatatacatatatatttgtctttgtttatttgaaGTTTAGCAATTTATCATACTTTTAATTGTCCTTATGATTTAAagtaaacacttttttaccggattgaagttatataaacttataattattttttaacttatataattttattttccttatgatgtatttatttatgtatattactaagtgtataaatatattattcaaagatTTAGTATACAAATAGTAATCGGCTgcattgtatataaaaattattatagaacaGCCTTTATCGAtcaattagattaaaaatacattttgcatATACTCCCTGAATAATTCGTACttcgtaattttatttaaaacgctGAATTCCTAAAGGCCCCTATGGTAATAACtcacaaatttgttttatgttgCGATACATTTTCGCGGAAAACTccagttatttaatttgaatactgTAAAAGATTAATCTCTATTAGATTTGGAAAAAACCTTTTTGAATATAAtgtttaactttatttctgattacaaaaaaaaatgtattttatttatatgagaaACTTACtttatacgaacgagatacaagtcgccatcagccgtcccaattttagtctagcTTCATTCTGATAAGTATCTTTAGTGAAAATGTTAAAcgcgctaatattacgaattttaaacagtaattgattaaataattgcacacccttatacttaataacttcttcaaataatttatacgcggcttcggcaagataaacaaactcgctcgacgagtattgcgtgatatttgcatGATATACGTATATGACTAGTTGTTTGGTCGTTACTACTTTTACTAAATACTCTTGACAATTAAAAGCAACGTCGATGTGTATGTTCAGTAGATACATTGGTCCATCATACGTCCAACTGAACTTCATTTgtcaaaaacaaacaatttcacTAAAAAGATAGCGAAAgatgaaatacataatatttattaataagttctaacatttacgaaagggaaaaaacaataacaattattcaatacatttaactaatttacctaatttggctgtgatgtgtgatggtgtaaaagtgagggtatgtatGCGAAGTTGTGTATGTgcatgctcatgatgcaggtgattttgcgctatgtatattcttaatacttattctaaCCATATTTCgtgatagcttaaacaagtcaaggcttatTATTCCCTTAGTAAATTTCTCTTCAAGGTACGTGGTACAAACTAAAGAAAATAGCACTAAAACATAAGCGATTTTAATGCATTCTTTCTTTCAGCTTTCGACTATTCCGGTGGCTACTTCAATCCTGTGCTAGCAACGTCACTGAAAGCCGGTTGCCATGGACATTCGCTGTCAGAATTCGCCACTGTCTACTGGGCTGGCGCGTGCGCTGGTTCTATTGTCTCTGTTTACCTGTACAAACTTCCAATAATTCAGGAGTACGTTCGAGGAACGACCGAGGTCAATGGAGACAGTATCTGGGCTGGAAAAGAAGATTAAAATGGTTTTATATTGTCgattataattgttataatgaaTCACCCATCCTAAATGTATACAAGGGCACAGTTTttcaattttgtaatattattcagTTACTAAACAAGCCCTCTATTTTGCTCCGCGGTCTACGCGATCCAAAGAGAGTCTTGGTCTCCGAAACGAAAAAGTTCCAGCGCTTCTGCTGTGCCATCTCCCGTTACAGTTCCTATTGTTTCAATCACGGAATATGAATATGGTTGAAATGGACTTTGGTCAAAcgatactatttatttttcttgctAGAGTTTGCTTCTTCATTCATTTATCTACTTTGTAATTTGACGAATTTGTTTATAAGCGCAAAAGTACAAGACCATCTTTAAATTTGTCGTCGCTCTGACTCTTTCCATACTAAACACGTGGTACGCTAATGGTAGCAACATTTCCCTTCCATTCACTAAAGTTAAAGGGTATACAAACTTATaacataaatgtaaattttatacaagattgtattatttgtataattaccGGTCATTGTTACAATTCTATTCTAGTCAGTCCATCGCATAGTTGCTCTATGTAATGATGGCtctcataatttattatcttgTTAATAGACATTACAGTCTCaagtacaattttattaaactataataaGTGCTacgaattttgtaaataaattgttaatataatttgaattttatttgttttcattcattcgcgaacggtgaaggaaaacgtgaggaaaccggcttgccttagacccaaacagtgcacggcgtgcgtcaggcacagaagaccgatcacctacttgcccattagattaccaaatgatcatgatcagatacagaaatctgaggcccagacctaaaaaggttgtagcgccttcgattattatttgttttcattCAGATTTCTATTAAGCacatatatttctataaagcACATATATTAATCTACTGAATTTggttaagattaaaaaaatctgatatTGCAGACTGATCTTGAATCTGACTGTACGAGTCAGCCTCAATTAACTTTCAAAACAGATAATAGTTCCGTTCAAATCTCCAATTAATAATAGACTCCTAATGAAATAAGTGAAAAGTTTTGTTGccgtttgaaataaaaatcggTCCATTTAGTACAAGACACTTCCATTAAACGCAATGCgtataattatattgaatatacCTTTTAGGCAGATTttctattatacatataaatgtaGTTTCATAGCCAGACCTAAGAAGTTTTACATATgactttgtattttgtttcttCGCTACTCTGTCACGGCTAACGGATCATCCAGTTTTGAATATCGTGTAATAgaaaaatacctatcaaataAAGATTTGGACCTTGGACATAaagctatattttaataatgcatttattactaattagtacatatatatatgtttaattctCTATGAAGCAATAGATCCGTCTTTGTACGAGtcatttttaggtctaagatATATCGGTTTGCTCACGATGTGTCAACATATATgcaaatctaatatataaaattctcgtgtcacagttttcgttgccatactcctccgaaacggcttgaccgattttgatgacattttttgtgcttatccagtatctatgagaatcggccaacatctatttttcatccccctaaatgttaggggtagtccacccctaaatttttatttttattttttagacaaaatttttaatttctatttttttatgatacaacattaaaaaatacatacaacccctaattttcacccctctacgatcaacccctattttttattataaatgatatacatggcaaaacgacgtttgcccggtcagctagtattatttagataataataCCCAGGATACGAACGCTAAACAGTCATAAAGTCACTCATTTACCCGTTAAAGCGTTATTAGGTAATTAAATAGTCATGATTATAATTTGACTGGCAAACATttcaattaaacaaacatGTTCAGAATAATTTCCATCAAATTAAGCATTTGTTTTCTTAGTGAAATGTTTCAAATCCGTCTATGATCAAACAGTCTATTTGGTTGTTAGTTCTATGATAGTAAtcctgaataaatttattaagcttttgATATTCTATCATGGAGACCGTACCTCTATTTATGTACCTCTTACTTTCTCATCATAACTCAGGAATTAATTCACAAAACAGCCAAAGTAACGTCAATATGCTTTTATCAAAATGTGTTGTGGCAATAGCTAATAgagatttaaattataaacccacgattttaataaacgatacAGTAAAAACGAAATCTAATAATGATTTGATTAAAACGTTAGTAACAGAAGTACATATGAGTGGAGTACCTAGTACAATAATTAACGAAGACATTTGGTACTATAATACTGTGGTAAATGGTGACATACTATTAGTATTAATAGTGAAAGATtgcttagacctaaaaaataTGCATTTCAATAGTAAagaaattaagtatttaataatttttcaagatCAAATTAACTGTCATCACTTCGATACGTTTAAAGAGATGATATCTCATAATGTGGTAATAGCTATGAAATCTAATTCTTCAGatgattttagtttaaatgcTGCAATATTTGACATTGATGAATCTACTTGTGATATAATTGATGAAATAAGACTTGAAGAGGTCAATGTGTGCATTAATGGATCGCTGAGTAGAAGAAATAAGGTATTTGCTGAAAGATCGGTCATGAATTTGAAGAAATGTTCCTTAAATGCTGGGATAGGAGAACTATATCCATATATGCTATTAAGTAACAATACTCGTAAATATGAAAACTTAAATAGTATTTCTGAAGCAGAAATCAGAGGATCTGATgttgtgattttaaaaatattatccgattatttaaattcaactaTAAACTTCTTCTTTATCCATAGAGATCAAGAAAATCCATATGTGGATCAAACGTTTTTGAGTTTACTTCTTAATGGCAGTTTAGACATTTGCGCTGGAGGATTATACAGAATTTACGGAGACATTGTGGACTATTCAGGTGTATACACAAGGCAGGCAGTGGTATGGGCGTACAGCGTTGAAAGAGAAATAAGATCTTGGCAATCTTTCGTAACAAAagtgaatggactttatttctttttgcTATTCTACGTTATATACGTATTGATGTGGAAGATGATCTGTAAAATTGACAGCGAAATGTTTTCACTGAAGCAAACGTTGCTGTATAGTTGGGGTGCTTTAGTTGGAGCGTCGTCTTTACACGATGCCAGAACTATAAAacagaaaattgtaaattgtatgtatttaatactttGCTTACATTTATCAGCGTATATAAGTGTCCAGCTATATTCGTACTTAACCATACAATCTCCGCCGCGTCTTTATAAAACCATCGACGAACTTATGGATTCTGGTATCAAACCATACTTGAAATCGACatccaaatattttataaaagatcAAAAATACGAAAGATTCGCCAATACTTCTGGTGATTGCGATAACTTCATCCATTGTCAACAAGTTATTATAGAAAAGAAAGGAGCGACTGTTCTTATAGAAGGACACATACCTGGCTATCAATTTAAAACCGCAGTAAACGACGAAGCAAGAGTGTTACAGTTGAAGGAAGATATCTTATTTGTTTACCATGAAATGATTATTAGAAAGAATATTGTCTTCGGTCGTGCGCTGAATAAGGTATTGTTGCGTCTGTTCGAAGCTGGTATTTGTCAGAAATCATACGAAGAGGCGGTGGGTATTTTACTGGCGGCGAAAGGTAAATCGGCTGCAAAAAACTTAATGTCTAATAGTTACAGCTGTCAATCGGGATGCAAGATAACGTTGACGCAGTCAGCTGGCGCGTTTTATATTTGGCTTTTTGGATGTGCTTTGTCTTTTGTCGCCTTTATTGTAGAGATTGTGGTtggtaaatataaaactaataaataaaactaacattTATGGTAAACTCGATCACGATACTCTGACCTTTCTTTTCTTGTATGTGAATATACGAGaaattagtataatatatatatgtaggtactcgtataatatataggtatatattaatGTTACCACGTGTGACCGTTTTATTAATGTcttttttagattaaaaagGATTGTGATTTGATAAATAATGACATGTTTTGAATAATGTaacataatttcaaaaattacatCTTTAATCTGAAAAAGTAAAGTTTGTGATAACAACATAATCAGAAGACGATATTACGTGTCCACAAGATTAAAACCCTTCGAGGGTAGATACATAAGCCCTTGGAGGGTAGTTCATTTTCAATAGCTCCGAATTGTTTCTCGCTTCATACAACTTTACTTATACTTTAATTCcatgaaataaagaaaattacgaGGAATGCTGTTTCATTTGACTATTTGTAGAGCGAGATAGAACATGGAACGTGAAATTAAAACTCAAAGTTAGTTCGTAAGTATTtggttaattaaaacttttaccTATTGGCACTTGTATAGTTAATGTATTTCACTGCGAGTTAGAACTGTTTTTGATGCTGAGTTCTACGAATAacgttatttaaaaaggatGGTCGTCTCTTGTGTTCGTTGAGAAaaaacgtaatttaaatattaaatcgaTTACAAAACCGCACAGCATTATTCACTTAGGCACTTGTTGAACGTGTCCACTCCAGAAATGCGTTAATATCTCAAAAATTACTAAACCAATTTTGATGTAGATATCTCGATAcgaaattaagtttttagaCATATTAAGCAAGTAATTTAggattatatataataggatatatataatatatgatataGCTGCAGAGTTTGTTAACACCCATTATTTTACTCCAAAAGATATAATTCTTATACTAACTTATCGTGTTTCCCTTCAGCTTAAGTAATGTTGTATCGAACCCACCGGAATATATGTTTCGCCAGGAAACAGATTCAGATCTTGACTTAAGAACAAGTATAATCCTTTTTGTCtttagttctataaaaatctttaaaaaaaatctgaactGGTGTACTTTACAAATAATCGGagcaaaatataaactaaattatatttattttgattaaaaaatatatatatgtttattatggaacagaagatacaggtatcacttattacacgtcattaaatttgaatcggtagacatccctactcatcggcaaagaagataGAGGGTGTAGCCGAGAGAAATAGCCggtgtaaaatatatagaatcaGGGATTCCAACATTTTTACAGTACtatatacattaattacaatacaGTATTTTGgctttttacaatttaatttaattaagtttataacTTCAAAACAAATTCGTAGGAACTAAAATTTctaaggaaataaatatatagaaaattcaTGAATTGCCAACCTCACGGAAAAATTACATTTGGGCTATGAAAGGAAATGAGTTCGCGATAAGGCATTCGATTTCGTCTGTTCACATTTCAGTTTACGAATGTACGGACgagaaattttcatttatattttttacatgaaATTGATGTTTCTGTGTAAGTGATATTGATGTAGatgttttttaaacaacaattCTTTATTTCCtgatcctacagctaacataaattaatataacaaaaaactataactaaccttaaaatataataactaaaataaaaggaGTCACCGAGAACCTTTAGACAAGGTttcgaagatactggcagcgttccccctttgaatggctagactaaatctttgtctgaggtagctgccagctcttcggtctcctgtggtgtcgactaaccttttagctagttccttaaaaagccttatagcgctaggaccccatgGACCAAGGGtttcgacaccgaatgggacaaaatcatattcgtaGACCCTTGTATTTAGctttttcagccgcttcacTAGCCgcaccagccttgcgattctgtaactcacttttcgaactcgtacagcggttttcgcagcggcggtcgcgctcaaatcagtcgtgaagcagtcattttacgatttagcattctgataaacaataaactacaaactccTTAATGAATTTCCCcaagaaaaaaaagtattattaagaAACGTAATGTTCGGAAAGTAACCGAACACCTTGTAAAATAGCATAAGTAGTAAGTACATGTAGTTAGATCGCCGCCTGCGCGCGACGCTTTTCTATATACATCAGTGTATCATCAACCATCACCGCTATCActcattaaattagtttttaagagcaaagcaatcttttatttaaatatcattaaagtgTTTTGGCAGCAGCCCGAACAGGTAAGGTCAGTGAAATAGATGCAATTTTACTTCAGGTCCCAATTGGGGGTCTCGGTATTTGAAGATTAACGGATTGCCAACTAAATAATACGATGCATAGCTGTTTTTACAAGAGATGCCGTTTAgagacaaaaaaattaaatcttcatttaaattttctaacatTATTTCCAGACAAAACTGATGTTATACAATGCGCAGTTCCAATCGACATTGACACAGAGAAACCCGGGCAAACAGTGCGTccaatatatatgtttatccCGTATAAGAAACCGTTATTATCCAGGAAATACTATGTCAACGTTCCAAGATATGAGAGAGaagatatacataattatcaaaaagtaaaagtaCAGGACAGTGATTACATTGATTATTTAGATTTTCCGTTTGTAAGAGGACAATCAAGGCATCGCTCTCCCAGTGTAGGGCATGGggcagaaatattttttggtcAAGCTAAGGTTGCAAAGAAAATCTTTGGTCATTTAATGAATAATGATGTTATGGAGGCACTTAAGAGGTGGCAATATGCCAATCGGGGGAAGATTAAGGTTTTGATGTAGAA
The nucleotide sequence above comes from Pieris napi chromosome 22, ilPieNapi1.2, whole genome shotgun sequence. Encoded proteins:
- the LOC125061045 gene encoding uncharacterized protein LOC125061045, producing MNLKKCSLNAGIGELYPYMLLSNNTRKYENLNSISEAEIRGSDVVILKILSDYLNSTINFFFIHRDQENPYVDQTFLSLLLNGSLDICAGGLYRIYGDIVDYSGVYTRQAVVWAYSVEREIRSWQSFVTKVNGLYFFLLFYVIYVLMWKMICKIDSEMFSLKQTLLYSWGALVGASSLHDARTIKQKIVNCMYLILCLHLSAYISVQLYSYLTIQSPPRLYKTIDELMDSGIKPYLKSTSKYFIKDQKYERFANTSGDCDNFIHCQQVIIEKKGATVLIEGHIPGYQFKTAVNDEARVLQLKEDILFVYHEMIIRKNIVFGRALNKVLLRLFEAGICQKSYEEAVGILLAAKGKSAAKNLMSNSYSCQSGCKITLTQSAGAFYIWLFGCALSFVAFIVEIVVGKYKTNK